A genomic stretch from Bradyrhizobium quebecense includes:
- a CDS encoding ATP-binding protein: protein MDIDGWLRGIGLAQYAEMFRANDIDIELLGRLTNDDLKDLGVASLGHRKKLLEAIAGLAAVPVSLQPALIGPKAQDAAERRQVTVMFADLVGSTALSTRMDPEDLRDIIFAYQKCVAEAVRRFGGFVAKYMGDGLLVYFGYPQAHEDDAERAVRAGLKLVAAVSALKSPVSLRTRVGIATGLVVVGDLIGSGEAQERGIVGETPNLAARLQGIAEPNMVVIAESTRKLLGNRFELTDLGPKDLKGIGGLVRAWAVLRTSSVASRFEALHAAGLTALVGREEQFELLQRRWSRARTGEGQVVLISGEAGIGKSRLTAALLESLAGEPHKRLRYFCSPQHTDSALYPVIGQMERAAGLAHDDTPQAKLDKLNAVLAQTSTSIPDVALLAEMLSLPNDGRYTALELTPEQRRQRTLEALTTQLAGLAGRQPVLMIVEDAHWVDPTSLEVFGRTVDQIKTLPVLLIVTFRPEFSAPWAGQSHVTSLKLNRLAENEATAIVAGLVGSRQVPADVVAEIIDRTDGVPLFVEEMTKAVLEAESEGEARGTAAAVPSSVLAVPSSLHATLMARLDRLGSAKEIAQIGAAIGREFSHALLAAVAMRNERGLCAALDQLLDAGLLFRQGVPPAASYLFKHALVRDATYGSLLREPRRNLHARIAGAMEGAFPEAAQNRPELLAHHYSEAGMIERAAKLWGIAGQRSISRSALAEAAAQLSRAVSQMASLPETSALRREQIKYQIELVTVLMHVKGYGAPDTKAAVDHARLLIEKAEAQGEPSEDPLLLFSVLYGAWVLNVAAFNGEAAGALATQFMALAEKQRITGPLMLAHRMVGMTAMSTGTRSQDEGILIGRSRFMIPRSTAHWQRVLAPTQGSLSWSGVRGRYGSRVTPMLPSRTSTSRLGGRER, encoded by the coding sequence TTGGACATCGACGGTTGGCTCCGTGGGATCGGCCTCGCCCAGTATGCCGAGATGTTCCGTGCCAACGACATCGACATCGAGCTGCTAGGCCGGCTGACCAACGACGACCTCAAGGACCTCGGCGTCGCATCGCTTGGTCATCGCAAGAAGCTGCTGGAAGCTATTGCCGGGCTTGCCGCCGTTCCGGTGTCGCTGCAGCCTGCGTTGATTGGACCGAAGGCGCAGGATGCTGCCGAGCGCCGCCAGGTCACGGTGATGTTCGCGGACCTTGTCGGCTCGACAGCCCTCTCCACCCGTATGGACCCGGAAGACCTGCGCGATATCATCTTCGCCTACCAGAAATGCGTCGCCGAAGCCGTGCGCCGCTTTGGCGGGTTCGTGGCCAAGTACATGGGCGACGGCTTGCTCGTGTATTTCGGCTACCCGCAGGCGCATGAGGACGACGCCGAGCGGGCAGTGCGGGCGGGGCTGAAACTGGTCGCTGCGGTGAGCGCACTCAAGTCACCCGTTTCGTTGCGAACCCGCGTCGGCATTGCAACCGGCCTCGTTGTAGTCGGCGACCTGATCGGATCGGGGGAGGCACAGGAGCGCGGCATCGTTGGCGAGACGCCGAACCTCGCGGCGCGTTTGCAGGGGATCGCCGAGCCGAACATGGTCGTCATCGCGGAGAGCACGCGAAAACTTCTCGGCAATCGCTTTGAGCTCACGGACCTCGGGCCGAAGGATCTTAAGGGCATCGGCGGGCTGGTACGGGCCTGGGCCGTGCTCCGGACGAGTTCGGTGGCAAGTCGCTTCGAGGCGCTGCACGCGGCCGGCCTGACCGCGCTGGTCGGGCGGGAAGAACAATTCGAGTTGCTGCAACGGCGCTGGTCGAGAGCAAGGACCGGCGAAGGCCAGGTGGTGCTCATTTCCGGCGAGGCCGGTATCGGTAAATCACGACTCACGGCCGCGCTGCTGGAAAGCCTCGCCGGCGAACCGCACAAGCGCTTGCGCTATTTCTGTTCGCCGCAGCATACTGACAGCGCGCTTTATCCGGTCATCGGGCAGATGGAGCGCGCCGCGGGCCTAGCGCACGACGACACCCCGCAAGCTAAGCTCGACAAGCTCAATGCCGTCCTCGCGCAGACGTCAACCTCCATCCCGGACGTCGCGCTCTTGGCCGAGATGCTGTCGCTGCCGAATGATGGACGATATACCGCGCTTGAGCTGACTCCGGAACAGCGCCGGCAAAGAACCCTGGAGGCCTTGACGACACAACTCGCCGGATTGGCCGGGCGGCAGCCGGTGCTGATGATCGTCGAGGATGCACATTGGGTCGATCCGACGAGTCTGGAAGTGTTCGGTCGGACGGTGGACCAAATCAAGACTCTCCCGGTGTTGCTCATCGTGACTTTCCGTCCCGAGTTCAGCGCGCCCTGGGCCGGGCAATCGCATGTTACCAGCCTGAAGCTGAACCGGCTTGCGGAGAACGAAGCAACCGCCATCGTTGCAGGCCTGGTCGGCAGCAGGCAGGTGCCGGCAGATGTCGTGGCCGAGATCATCGACCGCACCGACGGTGTCCCGTTGTTCGTAGAGGAAATGACCAAGGCGGTGTTGGAGGCTGAGAGCGAAGGCGAAGCACGAGGGACCGCTGCTGCGGTCCCATCCTCGGTCCTGGCTGTCCCTTCAAGCTTGCACGCAACGCTGATGGCGCGACTTGACCGCCTTGGGTCAGCGAAGGAGATCGCACAAATCGGCGCAGCGATTGGGCGGGAATTTTCGCATGCCTTGCTGGCCGCCGTTGCGATGCGGAACGAGCGCGGCCTGTGTGCTGCGCTGGATCAACTCCTGGACGCTGGGCTGTTATTCCGGCAGGGCGTGCCGCCCGCAGCCTCCTATCTGTTCAAGCACGCGCTGGTGCGCGACGCCACCTACGGCTCTCTTTTGCGCGAGCCGCGTCGCAACCTGCACGCTCGCATAGCGGGGGCCATGGAAGGCGCTTTCCCGGAAGCCGCTCAAAATCGCCCCGAGTTGTTGGCGCACCACTACTCGGAGGCAGGAATGATCGAGCGGGCAGCGAAGCTCTGGGGAATTGCCGGCCAGCGCTCAATCTCTCGCTCTGCGCTGGCCGAGGCAGCCGCTCAACTGAGCCGCGCGGTGAGCCAGATGGCAAGCCTGCCAGAGACATCCGCGCTGCGCCGCGAGCAGATCAAGTACCAGATCGAGCTCGTGACCGTCCTTATGCATGTCAAAGGTTATGGGGCGCCGGATACCAAGGCGGCGGTCGATCATGCCCGCCTTCTGATCGAGAAGGCCGAGGCGCAGGGTGAGCCTTCCGAGGACCCGCTGTTGCTGTTCTCCGTACTCTACGGCGCCTGGGTGCTTAATGTGGCCGCGTTCAACGGTGAAGCTGCCGGCGCTCTTGCAACCCAGTTCATGGCCCTCGCCGAAAAGCAACGGATTACGGGACCGCTGATGCTTGCGCACCGTATGGTCGGAATGACCGCGATGTCCACCGGGACCAGGTCGCAGGACGAAGGCATCTTGATCGGGCGCTCGCGCTTTATGATCCCGCGGAGCACCGCGCACTGGCAACGCGTTTTGGCACCGACGCAAGGGTCGCTATCCTGGAGTGGCGTTCGCGGACGCTATGGCTCCAGGGTTACCCCGATGCTGCCCTCAAGGACGTCGACGAGTCGTTTAGGGGGGCGCGAGAGATAG
- a CDS encoding aspartate/glutamate racemase family protein, whose translation MRITLIHALKHSIVPIEASFARHWPEARLMNLLDDSLSADLARDGKLSERMTERFLTMGRYAVSTGADGILFTCSAFGPCIEAVARAHAPMPVLKPNEAMIEQAVAKGKRIGLLSTFPPTLMSMPPEFPASVMLVPKLAEGALAALDRGDRAEHDRIVVEAARDLRDCDLIALAQYSMAPAAERVAEVTGREVLTTPDSAVKKLKAMVGCA comes from the coding sequence ATGCGTATCACCCTCATTCACGCACTGAAGCATTCGATCGTCCCGATCGAGGCCTCGTTCGCACGCCATTGGCCGGAGGCGCGGCTGATGAACCTGCTCGACGACAGCCTGTCGGCTGACCTTGCGCGCGACGGCAAGCTCAGCGAGCGCATGACCGAGCGTTTCCTCACGATGGGCCGCTACGCCGTCAGCACCGGCGCCGACGGAATTCTCTTCACCTGCTCGGCGTTCGGCCCCTGCATCGAGGCGGTGGCGCGCGCACACGCACCGATGCCGGTGCTGAAGCCGAACGAGGCGATGATTGAACAGGCAGTCGCGAAGGGAAAGCGCATCGGCCTGCTCTCGACCTTCCCGCCGACGCTGATGTCGATGCCGCCGGAGTTTCCAGCGTCGGTCATGCTGGTGCCGAAACTCGCCGAGGGAGCGCTGGCGGCGCTCGATCGCGGCGACCGGGCCGAGCATGATCGCATCGTGGTCGAGGCAGCCAGGGATTTGCGCGACTGCGACCTGATCGCGCTCGCGCAATACAGCATGGCGCCGGCGGCCGAGCGCGTCGCGGAAGTCACCGGCCGCGAGGTGCTGACGACACCCGACAGCGCGGTCAAAAAGCTGAAGGCGATGGTCGGGTGCGCCTAG
- a CDS encoding amino acid ABC transporter substrate-binding protein, with translation MRKILVAASLLAASITGASAATLDTVKQRGTLVCGVSTGFAGFSAPDSQGNFKGLDVDYCRALAAGILGDANKVRYVALTAQNRFTALQSGEIDVLYRNSTQTYLRGTTLGLRQGPVNFYDGQGFVVKKDLGVKELKDLKGATVCVAQGTTHEVTLGDYGRANGIDWKPLVFDRPDTMYQTFFGGRCDAMTQDASALAGAVATAAPKAEDYVVLPQTISKEPLGPFTRNGDEVWSDIITWLHYGLVEAEELGVTQANVDEMTKSQVPAIQRLLGASGDLGSRLGLDNKWLVAAIKAGGNYGEIFERNVGKASPLKLERGLNGTWSKGGLMYAIPFK, from the coding sequence ATGAGGAAAATATTGGTCGCGGCGAGCCTGCTCGCCGCAAGCATCACGGGCGCAAGCGCGGCGACGCTCGACACCGTCAAGCAGCGCGGCACGCTGGTGTGCGGCGTCTCGACCGGGTTTGCCGGCTTCTCGGCGCCGGACTCACAGGGCAACTTCAAGGGCCTCGATGTCGACTATTGCCGCGCGCTTGCCGCAGGCATCCTCGGCGATGCCAATAAGGTGCGCTACGTCGCGCTGACCGCGCAGAACCGCTTCACCGCGCTGCAGTCGGGCGAGATCGACGTGCTCTACCGCAACTCGACGCAGACCTATCTGCGCGGCACCACGCTCGGCCTGCGCCAGGGCCCGGTCAATTTCTACGACGGCCAGGGTTTTGTGGTGAAGAAGGACCTCGGCGTGAAGGAGCTGAAGGATCTCAAGGGCGCCACGGTGTGCGTCGCGCAGGGCACCACGCATGAGGTGACGCTCGGCGATTACGGCCGCGCCAACGGCATCGACTGGAAGCCGCTGGTGTTCGACCGTCCCGACACCATGTACCAGACCTTCTTCGGCGGCCGCTGCGATGCCATGACCCAGGACGCTTCGGCGCTCGCCGGCGCGGTCGCGACCGCCGCGCCAAAGGCGGAAGATTACGTCGTGCTGCCGCAGACCATCAGCAAGGAGCCGCTCGGCCCGTTCACCCGCAACGGCGACGAGGTCTGGAGCGACATCATCACCTGGTTGCATTACGGCCTCGTCGAGGCCGAAGAGCTCGGCGTCACGCAGGCCAATGTCGACGAGATGACGAAGTCGCAGGTCCCGGCGATCCAGCGCCTGCTCGGCGCGTCCGGCGATCTCGGCAGTCGGCTCGGCCTCGACAACAAATGGCTGGTCGCCGCGATCAAGGCGGGCGGTAATTACGGCGAGATCTTCGAGCGCAATGTCGGCAAGGCGAGCCCCTTGAAGCTCGAGCGCGGCCTCAACGGCACCTGGAGCAAGGGCGGGTTGATGTACGCGATCCCGTTCAAGTAA